The Vibrio rhizosphaerae genome contains the following window.
CCTCCTTTTTTTTATTCTACGATTGAATCCCATTGTTTAGACCCCATATACTGCCATATAGACAGAAGCGGAAGAGAGAAGAATATGAACTTGGAACGTTCCGAGCGTATAGAGATCCCCGTATTGCCACTGCGAGACGTTGTGGTTTATCCACATATGGTTATTCCTTTATTTGTTGGCCGTGAAAAATCAATCCAATGTCTTGAAGCTGCAATGGACAATGACAAGCAGGTTCTTTTAGTCGCTCAAAAGCAAGCAGAAACCGATGAGCCGACCATTGATGATTTGTTTGATGTCGGCACGGTCGCGACGATTTTACAACTCCTTAAATTACCGGACGGTACGGTGAAAGTGCTGGTGGAAGGCCAACAGCGCGCACAGGTCGAATCGTTTGTTGAAGGTGATTTTTTCTCTGCGCAAGCGCGTTACCTAATCACCCCCGAGCTCGATGAGAAAGAGCAAGAAGTGATTGTTCGCAGTGCGATTAATCAGTTTGAAGGGTTTATCAAGCTGAATAAGAAAATTCCACCAGAAGTTTTAACCGCTTTAAATGGTATCGATGAAGCCGCTCGTCTGGCTGATACGATTGCCGCCCATATGCCTTTGAAGCTTGTGGATAAGCAGCAAGTTCTTGAAATTATTGATGTGGTTGAGCGTCTGGAATTTTTGATGGGCCAGATGGAATCTGAAATTGATTTGCTGCAGGTTGAGAAGCGTATTCGTAACCGAGTGAAGAAACAGATGGAGAAATCTCAGCGTGAGTATTATCTGAATGAGCAGATGAAAGCTATTCAGAAAGAGCTGGGTGAAATGGACGACGCGCCTGATGAATTTGAGACATTGAAGAAGAAAATTGAAGATTCAAAGATGCCTCAGGAAGCGCGTGAAAAGACCGAACAGGAACTGCAGAAACTGAAAATGATGTCTCCAATGTCTGCTGAAGCTACGGTGGTGCGGAGTTACATCGATTGGATGGTGAATGTTCCTTGGTCGAAACGTTCGAAAGTGAAGAAAGATTTGGCGAAAGCAGAAGTGATTTTAAATGAAGATCACTATGGGCTGGAGCGGGTAAAAGAGCGCATTTTAGAGTATCTTGCGGTTCAAAACCGAATTCAAAAACTGAAAGGTCCTATTCTTTGTTTGGTTGGTCCTCCGGGTGTAGGTAAGACATCTCTGGGGCGTTCTATTGCTGCTGCCACTGGGCGAAAATATACCCGTATGGCGTTGGGTGGTGTGCGCGATGAAGCAGAAATTCGTGGCCATCGACGCACTTATATCGGTTCGTTACCCGGTAAGCTGATACAGAAAATGTCCAAGGTTGGTGTGAAGAACCCTCTGTTCCTTCTGGATGAGATTGATAAGATGGCATCTGATATGAGAGGGGATCCGTCATCGGCATTGCTTGAGGTTCTTGACCCAGAGCAAAATAATGCCTTTAACGATCACTATCTCGAAGTCGATTATGACTTATCTGATGTGATGTTTGTGGCAACATCAAATTCAATGAATATTCCCGGACCACTGTTAGATCGGATGGAAGTGATTCGTCTGTCGGGTTATACCGAAGATGAAAAATTGAATATTGCCAAACGACA
Protein-coding sequences here:
- the lon gene encoding endopeptidase La — its product is MNLERSERIEIPVLPLRDVVVYPHMVIPLFVGREKSIQCLEAAMDNDKQVLLVAQKQAETDEPTIDDLFDVGTVATILQLLKLPDGTVKVLVEGQQRAQVESFVEGDFFSAQARYLITPELDEKEQEVIVRSAINQFEGFIKLNKKIPPEVLTALNGIDEAARLADTIAAHMPLKLVDKQQVLEIIDVVERLEFLMGQMESEIDLLQVEKRIRNRVKKQMEKSQREYYLNEQMKAIQKELGEMDDAPDEFETLKKKIEDSKMPQEAREKTEQELQKLKMMSPMSAEATVVRSYIDWMVNVPWSKRSKVKKDLAKAEVILNEDHYGLERVKERILEYLAVQNRIQKLKGPILCLVGPPGVGKTSLGRSIAAATGRKYTRMALGGVRDEAEIRGHRRTYIGSLPGKLIQKMSKVGVKNPLFLLDEIDKMASDMRGDPSSALLEVLDPEQNNAFNDHYLEVDYDLSDVMFVATSNSMNIPGPLLDRMEVIRLSGYTEDEKLNIAKRHLVSKQVERNGLKPAEIEIDDSAIIGIIRYYTREAGVRNLEREISKICRKAVKKILLNKDIKLVTVTQDNLKEFLGVQRFDFGKAEESNRIGQVTGLAWTEVGGDLLTIEAQSMVGKGKLTQTGSLGDVMQESIQAAMTVVRSRADKLGINSDFHEKRDIHVHVPEGATPKDGPSAGTAMCTALVSCLTGNPVKADVAMTGEITLRGEVLPIGGLKEKLLAAHRGGIKTVLIPKDNERDLEEIPDNVIADLKVIPVQWIDEVLSVALERAPLGVEFESQKE